The following DNA comes from Occultella kanbiaonis.
ACATCCCGCGCACCGTGCTGGTGCCGTACAAGAACCCGGTCGACAACGCCCGCTGGGCCTACACGTCGGCGAAGTACAACGAGCAGTTCGACCTCGAGGCGATCGCCGCGGACCTGGGCTACCCGCTGTACATGAAGCCGTTCGACGGCGGCGGCTGGCGAGGAGTCTCCCGCATCAGCAACCCGGAGGACCTGCGCACCGCGTACGACTCCTCCGGGCAGATGCTCATGCACCTGCAGGCGACCGTGGACTACGAGCACTTCGCCCGGGCCCTGTCGATCGGGCCGGAGACGATGGTGATGGACTTCCGCCCGGACCAACCCATGCACAACCGGTACGCCGTCACGCACGACTTCCTGTCGCCGTCGGCGGGGGACCAGGCGGTGACCATCTCCCGGCTGGTGAACGCGTTCTTCCGGTGGGAGTTCAACTCCGCGGAGATGCTCGTGACCGGGGACGAGGTGTACCCGATCGACTACGCGAACGCGTGCCCGGACGTGGCCGTGACGTCGCTGCACTACTACTTCCCGTGGGCGATCACGGCGCTGGTGCGCTGGAGCACGTACGCCCTGGTGACCGGGCGCCGGGTGTCGGTGGACACCGACACCGCGGCCTACTACGCGATCGCCGACGACCCCGAGCTGGACTACGCGGGCAGGCTCGCCGCATACCGCCGGCTCGCCGACGACCACTTCGAGACCGACCGCTACTGGGACTGGTGCGTGAAGCACCTGGCGGACCTGCCCGGCCGGGTCCTCGACTGGGTCACCTCACCCGACTTCGACCGCATGCTCGTCGACACCGTGCGCGCCACGTACCCGCCGCACGAGCACGAGCAGTTCCTCGGGCACTTCCGGGGACTGATCGGGCTGTGGACCTCCGACGAGCAGGCCCGGCTGGCGGGCGGCGCGGCCGGCTGAGCGCCGAGCCGGTCCGAGGACGACCCAAGCATCGCCGGGCCGCACGGCAGGAGACTGAACGCGTCGACGTGGGCGGGTCGCACCACGGTGAACTGACGTCGGTCGACGGTGGCGATCTCACTGACCCCGAGACGTTCCGCACGACCGAGGGCGTCGACGGTCCCCAGTGGCAGGTCCCGGTAGCGCGCGGCCGCTCCGCGAAAGCGCAAGCGCACCCCGAATCCCATCGATTTGGTGCGGCTCTAGACGTTCTTGCTCACGTGTGCGAAACTGCTTTCGCACCGACCCCGACCAGCGATTCCGGTCACCCGACGCTCACCGATGAGATCGAGGCCAGGCAACATGATGCGATACCGATCGGCGGCACTCGCCGCCATCCTCGCCCTGGCGGCCAGCGCCGTCACCGCCCTCGGCGCCACCGCGGCGCCGCTCCCTGCCGAACCCGCACCGGCGGCGACCGGGCAGGTCGTCGTCGGCGACTTCGAACCGGGCTCGCCGGACTGGGACGTGTACACGACCGGGGCGGCCAGCGGCGCGATCACCCTCGCCACCGAGGCCCCGGCCAGCGGAGCCGGGCACGGCCGGATCGAGGCCTCGGTGCCGACCGGCACCTTCGAGCTCGCCCGCTGGCCAGGTCAGATCGAGGCCACGGCGCTCGAGCTGCAGGTGCGCACCGCGGACGTCGACCTCGTCACCCTGCGGCTGCAGGACTCGACCGGCCAGGCGCACCAGCAGCGCGTCGCCGTCGAACCGGATGCCGAGGGTTGGCAGACCCTGCGCCTCGAGGACTTCACCTCGGGCGACGGCTACCTGCACTTCGGTGGCGCCGACGACGGCGTCTGGCACGGCCCACTGCGAGCGTTCTCGGTCATTCTGGACACCTGGTCGTTCCGGGAGGGCAGCACCGCGGGCACGCTCGACATCGATGCCGTCGTCGCCGAGGTCGACGTCGTGACCGCGCCGCTGGCGCTGCAGACGCTCGCCCGCGGAAACGTCTTCCACACCGGCGATGACGTCGCCGTCGCCTTCACGGGCGACGACGTCGTCGAACTGTCCTGGACCGTCCGCGACGCGCACGGCACCGTCGTCGACCAGGGCGCGGCGCCGGCCGCCGACCTGGAGGGAACGCTCCCCTTCGGCGTCACCGATCCCGGCTGGTACACGGCGGACGTCGTCGGGACCACGGCGGACGGCACCCGGTACCTGGTCGGTACCGACCTCGCGGTGCTCGAGCCGCTGCCGGCGGACTTCGTGCGCGACCCCCGCTTCGGCGTCGCCACCCACTACGGCCAGTCCTGGCCCCTGGAGACCGCCGCTCTGGTCGCCGATGCCGGATTCGGGCTCGCTCGGGACGAGGCCTACTGGGCCGGCCAGGAGACGACGCCCGGTCAGATCGTCTGGCAGGACAAGGTCGTGGCCTACCAGGACGAGTTCGAGGACCTCGGCCTCGGCCACTTCCGCGTGCTCAGCTACGGGAACCCGCTGTACTTCCCGGACGAGGCACCGACGACGCCCGAGGGTCGGGAGGCGTTCGCACGCTATGCCGTCGCCACCGTGGCCGAGCTGGGCGTCGAGGGCAACTACTTCGAGGTCTGGAACGAGTGGAACTGGCGCGACCTCGACGGGCCGGCGGCCGGCAGCGCGTCCCAGTACGTCGCGCTGCTGCAGGTGGTGCACGACGCGGTCAAGGCCGAGTACCCGGACGCGGTGCTGGTGGGCCCGGCGCTCGCACCGATGAACGACTGGCAGGACTGGTTCTCGGAGTTCGCCGACCTCGGTGGGCTCGAGTTGATCGATGCGGTGTCGACCCACCCCTACACGCACCCGAACGCCCCCGAGGGGTCGTCGCGGTTCCAGGGCCAGTACGGCGCGCTCCGCACGATCATGGGTGAGCACGGCCACGCCGACATGCCGCTGCTGCTGTCCGAGGTCGGCTGGCCGACGGCCGAGACCGCCGTCGGCGTCGACGAGGCGACCCAGGCGCGCCTGATGGTCCGTGGTCAGCTCACCGCCTTCGCTGACGGCGCGCAGAACTTCACCATCTACGACTTCATGGACGACGGCACCGACGCCGGTGAGGTCGAGCACCGGTTCGGGATCGTGCGCAACACCGACGACCCCCGCGGTGCCTGGGTGCCCAAGCCCGCCTACGTGACCAGTGCCGTCATGAACCGGATGCTCGCGGGCCTGCCCTTCGAGAGCTCCGGTGACCTCGGGGACGATGCGTGGGATGTCGTGTTCTCGGACGGGAACCGCACGGTCCACGCGGCGTGGGCCACCGTCCCGACGACGGCAGCGTTCGCTGCGACGGGTCCTGTCACCGTCACCGACGCCTACGGCGGCGCCGTCGAACTCGCTCCGGACAGCGACGGGCTGGTGCACGTGAGCCTCGACGAGGAGCCCATCTACGTCGAGGGTGCCGTCACCGCCGCCTCGGTCTCGGACGCCTACCGGTTCGACATCGAGCCCGAGGTCGCGGGAACCCCTGCGACCGGCCACGTCGTCGTCGACCGGACCGGACGGGCGGGCATCGAACTCGAGCTCGAGCCGGTCGGAGGCGACTCGGCGAGCGCGAGCGTCGGTGCCGGCCAGAGCGCGACGGTCGACGTCGCCTACCTGCCGCAGAGTTCCGGCGCCGAGCGCACCTACTCGGTGCTCGCACGGGTCGACGGCGTCGCGGTCGCGCTGCTGCGCACCACGGGCTCGCCCACGCCGGCACTCTCGATCACCGGTGTGCACGGCGTCGACTCCGACGGTCAGGTCCTGCGGCTGCAGGTGACGAACGCGACACCCACGGCGATCACGCTCGACGGCGTCGACGTGGCCGTCGGGGACGAGCGCACGCGGTTGGGTGACGGCGAGTCGGTGCCGGCGACGGGCACCGTCGTGCTGAGCGTCCCGATCGCGCCGACCGAGCCGACCGACTGGACCGCGACGGTCCTGACCATCACCGGCACGCCCGCCACGGCGTCAGGCACGCTGACGCCGCTCGGCGAGCCGGTGGCGGTGCCCGCGGTCGGGGTCGACGTCGACGGTGTCGCCGACCCGGCGGTGCTGGAACTGGCCGCGCAGGAGGTCGGGGTCGAGGAGGCTCCCGCGCTCCCCGGCTGGGAGGGCCCAGCGGACTCCTCGGCGTCGATCTGGCTGACCCATGACGACGAGAACCTCTACCTGACGCTTCGTGCCCAGGATGACGTCCACGCCCAGCCCAGCACCGGCGGCGACATCTGGCAGGGCGACAGCGTCCAGATCGGACTCGTCGCCGGAGCGCCCGGCGAGGACCCGGTACCGCAGGAGATCGGAGTCGCCCTCACCGATGCCGGCGAGGTGGTCGTGCACAGGTGGGCGCCCGCCGACGTCGCCGGCACGCCCGCCGGTGTGACCGCCGCCGTCGTCCGTGACGAGGGCGCCGCGACCACGACCTACGAGGTCGCGATCAGCTGGGCGGAGATCGGCATCGACCCGGCCGGGCGACTGCTGGCGAGCACGGTCGTCCTGAACGAGAACGACGGGTCCGGCCGGGAGGGCTGGCTGAGCTGGGGACTCGGGCTCGCCGAGACCAAGAACGTCTCGTTGTTCAACGCTCTCGTCCTCGCGGTGACCGACGAACCGCTGCCACCGGTGACGCTGCGGATCTCCGTCCGACCGCAGTGCTGGGGAGCCGAAGCGGTCATCGCCGTCCACGTCGTCAACACCTCGGAGGTCCCGCTCGACATCCGCATGACGACGGACTACGGCAGCCACAAGCTGACCGGTACCGCGCCCGGCGCGGCCGGCTACCACGGCTTCACGAGCGGAGCCGGGGCGGTCGACGCCGGATCGGTGACCGTCGCCGCGTACGCCTGGAACGACGGTCAGCCCGTGTACGAACGCTTCACGGTGGCGTACGAGGCGGTGACCTGCGCCTGAGGGCGGCTGCCGAACCGTTCGAGCAGGGCGTCGAGGTCGTCGACGGTGAAGGTGCCGCCCATCCCCATCAGCGGCACCTTCACCAGCGGCATCGCGGTCAGGAACGCGGCGGTCGCCGGCTCCGGACTGTCCGGGCCGAACATGGCCCCGAACTCGCCCATCGCCTCGAGCAGCGCAGGCCCGGCGGCGGGGTCGGCGACCCACTCGCCGATCGTCGAGTACGCGGTCAGGGGCACCGGGCGTACCGGGGCCTCGAGCGGAACGGTCGCGGTCAGCGGGAGGTCCCGCGAGGACGCACCGACCGAGATCTCGAGGGTCCCCGGCTCGACCGACCAGCCGCCGGTCACCGTGTCCCAGTGGCTGAGGTCGCGCCGGGTCAGGGCGAACTCCACCGTCCGGGACGCACCGGGCGCGAGCTCGAGCCGCGCGAAGGCCCGCAGTTCCCGCGGCGCCCGCGCGATCAGCGAGTCCGGCCGCCCGACGTACAGCTGCGGCACGGCGACGCCGGCCCGACCACCGGTGTTCGTGACGACTGCGGTGACCACGACCACGCCGTCGCCCGCGCCGGTGCGCTCCGTGACCGGG
Coding sequences within:
- a CDS encoding ATP-grasp domain-containing protein → MADISRHLIGLLLGQEEDWPRAFEAIVSRLGPITDGGGRTHEITTKRLTVAPFELTDPVASDLVIDRLAYWYYVPREWLKKAALMDGTYLLNSPFTFQSMEKHSAYCAMLRLGLNIPRTVLVPYKNPVDNARWAYTSAKYNEQFDLEAIAADLGYPLYMKPFDGGGWRGVSRISNPEDLRTAYDSSGQMLMHLQATVDYEHFARALSIGPETMVMDFRPDQPMHNRYAVTHDFLSPSAGDQAVTISRLVNAFFRWEFNSAEMLVTGDEVYPIDYANACPDVAVTSLHYYFPWAITALVRWSTYALVTGRRVSVDTDTAAYYAIADDPELDYAGRLAAYRRLADDHFETDRYWDWCVKHLADLPGRVLDWVTSPDFDRMLVDTVRATYPPHEHEQFLGHFRGLIGLWTSDEQARLAGGAAG